One region of Mycobacterium riyadhense genomic DNA includes:
- the mftF gene encoding mycofactocin biosynthesis glycosyltransferase MftF (Members of this protein family, MftF, are glycosyltransferases, members of PF00535 (glycosyl transferase family 2). The encoding gene is found as part of the mycofactocin cassette, in Mycobacterium tuberculosis, many other Actinobacteria, and occasional members of other lineages. Mycofactocin itself, a putative redox carrier, is a heavily modified derivative of the C-terminal Val-Tyr dipeptide of the mycofactocin precursor MftA (TIGR03969).), protein MTATRLPDGFAVQVDRRVRVLGHGAALLGGSPTRLLRLAPAAQDMISDGRLKVCDEVSAQLARTLLDATVAHPRPAGGPSHRDVTVVIPVRDNASGLRRLVTSLRGLRVIVVDDGSAYPVELDDLAGAHCDIEVLHHPRSKGPAAARNTGLAACTTDFVAFLDSDVAPRRGWLEALLGHFCDPTVALVAPRIVGLSQSENVVARYEAVHSSLDLGQREAPVLPHSTVSYVPSAAIVCRSSAIREVGGFDETMQSGEDVDLCWRLIEAGARLRYEPIALVAHDHRTELRDWLARKAFYGGSAAPLSVRHPDKTAPVVISGWALIAWVLMSLGTGIAQLASLIMALVTGRRIAKAMRGAETSFWDVLAVATRGLWAAALQLASALCRHYWPVALLAAILSRHCRRVVVIAAVVDGVVDWLRRREATDGAAEPIGLLTFLLLKRVDDLAYGIGLWYGVLRERNIGALKPQIRT, encoded by the coding sequence ATGACGGCAACGCGACTGCCCGACGGGTTCGCGGTGCAGGTTGACCGTCGCGTGCGGGTGCTTGGCCACGGTGCAGCCCTGCTCGGAGGCTCACCGACGCGGTTGCTGCGGTTGGCTCCCGCCGCACAAGACATGATCTCCGATGGCCGCCTCAAGGTTTGCGACGAGGTCAGTGCGCAGTTGGCCCGCACCCTGCTGGACGCCACCGTCGCGCATCCACGTCCGGCGGGTGGCCCGTCGCATCGTGATGTCACCGTCGTTATACCGGTCCGCGACAACGCATCTGGTCTGCGGCGGTTGGTGACTTCGCTACGCGGACTGCGTGTCATCGTGGTGGACGACGGGTCGGCATACCCGGTTGAGCTGGACGACTTGGCTGGCGCGCACTGCGACATCGAAGTGCTACACCACCCCCGCAGCAAGGGACCGGCGGCCGCGCGCAACACCGGGCTGGCGGCGTGCACCACCGACTTCGTAGCCTTCCTGGATTCCGATGTGGCGCCGCGACGTGGATGGCTGGAGGCACTGCTCGGCCACTTTTGCGATCCCACGGTCGCGCTGGTCGCACCACGCATCGTCGGCCTGTCACAAAGCGAGAATGTGGTAGCTCGCTACGAGGCGGTGCACTCGTCACTCGATCTTGGTCAGCGCGAAGCGCCGGTGCTCCCGCACAGCACGGTGTCCTACGTGCCCAGTGCGGCGATCGTCTGCCGCAGCTCGGCAATCCGGGAGGTTGGCGGGTTCGACGAGACGATGCAGTCCGGCGAAGACGTCGACCTGTGCTGGCGGCTCATCGAGGCCGGCGCTCGGCTGCGCTATGAGCCTATTGCGCTGGTCGCGCACGACCATCGCACGGAATTGCGGGACTGGCTCGCGCGCAAGGCGTTTTACGGCGGCTCGGCGGCTCCGCTCTCGGTACGGCATCCTGACAAGACCGCGCCGGTGGTGATCTCCGGCTGGGCACTGATTGCTTGGGTCCTCATGTCGCTGGGTACCGGCATTGCTCAGCTGGCTTCGCTGATCATGGCCCTGGTGACGGGCCGTCGGATCGCGAAGGCCATGCGCGGCGCCGAGACGTCGTTCTGGGATGTCCTCGCGGTTGCCACCCGCGGGTTGTGGGCGGCGGCGCTGCAACTGGCATCGGCGCTGTGCCGGCACTACTGGCCGGTGGCCTTGCTCGCCGCGATTCTGTCGCGCCACTGTAGGCGGGTCGTTGTGATAGCGGCTGTGGTGGATGGCGTGGTTGACTGGCTGCGCCGCAGGGAGGCCACCGATGGCGCTGCGGAACCGATCGGGTTACTGACCTTCCTGTTGCTCAAGCGCGTCGACGACCTGGCCTACGGCATCGGCCTGTGGTACGGGGTGCTGCGGGAACGCAACATCGGTGCGCTCAAGCCGCAGATTCGGACGTAA
- the mftR gene encoding mycofactocin system transcriptional regulator (MftR, the mycofactocin system transcriptional regulator, is an uncharacterized TetR family DNA-binding transcription factor. Its role is inferred by context. It occurs as part of the biosynthesis locus for mycofactocin, a partially characterized electron carrier derived from the terminal Val-Tyr dipeptide of the precursor peptide MftA, through a radical SAM enzyme-mediated process.), with protein MRHDSRVGRRRSTTPNHISNVAIDLFAARGFAEVSVEDVAQAAGIARRTLFRYYASKNAIPWGDFDTHLAYLRDLLDNVDPRVPLREALRAALLAFNTFDECETIRHRQRMRVILQTPELQAYSMTMYGGWREVIAEFVARRTRAQATDLAPRTVAWTMLGVALSAYEHWLSDGSVPLPEALGNAFDVVGAGLDRLSP; from the coding sequence ATGCGCCACGACTCGCGAGTGGGCCGGCGCCGCTCGACGACACCGAATCACATCAGCAACGTTGCCATCGACCTGTTTGCCGCGCGGGGGTTCGCCGAGGTCAGCGTCGAGGACGTCGCACAGGCGGCCGGCATCGCGCGCCGCACCCTATTTCGCTACTACGCCTCCAAGAACGCCATTCCGTGGGGCGATTTCGACACCCACCTGGCATACCTTCGGGACCTGCTCGACAATGTCGATCCGCGAGTACCGCTGCGCGAGGCGCTACGCGCCGCGCTGTTGGCGTTCAACACCTTCGACGAGTGCGAGACCATCCGGCACCGCCAGCGCATGCGAGTCATCCTGCAAACGCCTGAGCTGCAGGCGTACTCGATGACCATGTATGGCGGTTGGCGAGAAGTGATCGCCGAATTCGTCGCGCGCAGGACGCGCGCCCAAGCAACCGATCTAGCGCCCCGAACCGTCGCGTGGACCATGCTCGGGGTCGCGTTGAGCGCCTACGAGCACTGGCTGAGCGACGGGTCCGTCCCGCTGCCCGAGGCACTCGGCAACGCGTTCGACGTCGTCGGCGCCGGACTGGACCGGCTTAGCCCATGA
- the mftB gene encoding mycofactocin biosynthesis chaperone MftB (MftB, a small protein, is a peptide chaperone that assists the radical SAM enzyme MftC in performing two modifications to the C-terminal Val-Tyr dipeptide of the mycofactocin precursor peptide, MftA. MftB's role is analogous to the role of PqqD in the biosynthesis of PQQ, a cofactor that derives entirely from a Tyr and a Glu in the precursor PqqA.) — translation MKRFPSTACAGSTDGVFDPDRGWQLHPQVAVRPEPFGALLYHFGTRKLSFLKNRTILTVVQSLADHRDVRSACRAAGVDDCDQDPYLRALGVLAGSNMLVAKEVE, via the coding sequence TTGAAGAGGTTTCCATCGACGGCATGTGCGGGGTCTACTGACGGCGTGTTCGACCCCGATCGCGGCTGGCAGCTGCACCCTCAGGTGGCCGTACGACCGGAGCCGTTTGGGGCACTGCTCTATCACTTCGGCACTCGCAAGCTGTCGTTCCTGAAAAATCGCACCATCCTCACCGTGGTGCAGTCGCTGGCCGACCATCGCGACGTCCGGTCCGCGTGCCGCGCCGCCGGGGTCGACGACTGCGATCAGGATCCATATCTGCGTGCGCTGGGCGTGCTGGCTGGTTCCAACATGCTGGTGGCCAAGGAGGTCGAGTGA
- the mftC gene encoding mycofactocin radical SAM maturase (MftC is a radical SAM/SPASM enzyme that catalyzes the first two steps in biosynthesis of the electron carrier mycofactocin from the terminal Val-Tyr dipeptide of the precursor peptide MftA.): protein MPRLVEQFERGLDAPICLTWELTYACNLACVHCLSSSGKRDPRELSTRQCKDIIDELERMQVFYVNIGGGEPTVRPDFWELVDYATAHHVGVKFSTNGVRITPEVAARLAANDYVDVQISLDGATAEVNDAVRGPGSFDMALQALENLAEAGFSNAKISVVATRHNVDQLDEFAALASRYGATLRITRLRPSGRGADVWDELHPTAAQQIQLYDWLVAKGERVLTGDSFFHLAPLGRSGALAGLNMCGAGRVVCLIDPVGDVYACPFAIHDRFLAGNILSDSGFGTGFANVWKNAPLFRELREPQSAGACGSCGHYDSCRGGCMAAKFFTGLPLDGPDPECVQGHGAPALAGERDTPRPRVDHSRGRRISAPVPLTLSMRPPDRLCNESPV, encoded by the coding sequence ATGCCCCGGCTCGTCGAGCAATTCGAGCGTGGACTGGATGCGCCCATCTGCCTGACGTGGGAACTGACCTATGCGTGCAACCTGGCGTGTGTGCATTGCCTGTCGTCTTCGGGCAAACGCGATCCGCGGGAGTTGTCCACCCGCCAATGCAAGGACATCATCGACGAGCTGGAGCGCATGCAGGTGTTTTACGTAAACATTGGCGGTGGCGAACCCACTGTGCGCCCGGACTTTTGGGAGCTGGTGGACTACGCCACCGCACACCACGTCGGCGTGAAATTCTCCACCAATGGCGTGCGAATCACTCCCGAGGTGGCCGCGCGGTTGGCGGCAAACGACTACGTGGATGTCCAGATTTCGCTCGACGGTGCGACCGCTGAAGTGAATGACGCCGTTCGCGGCCCCGGATCATTCGACATGGCGTTGCAGGCGCTGGAAAACCTGGCCGAGGCGGGCTTCTCCAATGCGAAGATCTCGGTTGTCGCCACCCGCCACAATGTCGACCAGCTCGACGAATTCGCAGCCCTGGCAAGCCGTTACGGTGCCACTCTGCGAATTACCCGACTGCGCCCGTCGGGACGGGGCGCGGATGTTTGGGACGAGCTGCATCCTACCGCCGCCCAGCAGATCCAGCTTTATGACTGGCTGGTCGCCAAGGGTGAGCGAGTGCTCACCGGTGACTCCTTCTTTCACCTGGCACCGCTCGGCCGGTCCGGTGCGCTGGCTGGGCTGAATATGTGCGGGGCCGGCCGCGTGGTTTGTCTGATCGATCCGGTGGGTGACGTGTACGCGTGTCCGTTCGCGATCCATGATCGCTTCCTCGCGGGAAATATTCTGTCCGACTCCGGCTTTGGGACTGGCTTCGCCAACGTCTGGAAGAACGCCCCGCTGTTTCGTGAGCTGCGTGAGCCCCAATCCGCGGGAGCCTGCGGTAGCTGCGGGCACTACGACAGCTGCCGGGGTGGCTGCATGGCGGCAAAGTTCTTCACCGGTCTGCCGCTGGACGGACCGGATCCTGAATGCGTCCAGGGTCACGGCGCACCGGCATTGGCGGGCGAGCGGGACACGCCGCGACCGCGCGTCGACCACTCCCGAGGCCGGCGGATCAGCGCGCCAGTGCCCCTCACCTTGTCGATGCGACCGCCAGACCGGCTTTGCAATGAAAGCCCCGTATAG
- a CDS encoding PE family protein, translated as MSFVSAVPDYVAAAATDLASIGSTISNASALAAVPTSGAVFPAGADEISAWLAALFAARAQTYQLLSAQAEAFHSQFVQLMSSGAEQYALSEATNNSTLQTAGQGASAIGAPSQALLGGLLTGAAYHGAPATGATTPTAAFRAATAIPTQPASAVVTPGSAGPSAVPVGRAVPMGSTVPAGSVGPTVRPPFQPLVAAESAGPVAAEVGSPAALTPLPAGPAARAAPAGTTSPAGRAEAIQLRAATPSF; from the coding sequence ATGTCATTTGTCAGTGCGGTGCCTGACTATGTTGCTGCGGCAGCAACTGATTTGGCGAGCATAGGTTCGACGATCAGCAATGCCAGCGCACTGGCGGCTGTCCCTACATCGGGGGCGGTGTTCCCCGCGGGTGCCGACGAGATATCGGCGTGGCTAGCGGCACTGTTCGCCGCGCGCGCACAGACATATCAGCTTCTCAGCGCTCAGGCGGAGGCCTTCCACAGTCAATTTGTGCAGCTTATGAGTTCCGGCGCGGAGCAGTACGCGCTCAGCGAGGCCACGAACAATTCGACTTTGCAGACCGCCGGGCAGGGTGCCTCTGCGATCGGCGCCCCCAGCCAGGCGCTATTGGGTGGTCTACTGACCGGCGCCGCCTACCACGGGGCTCCGGCCACCGGCGCAACGACGCCAACGGCGGCATTCCGTGCGGCAACGGCGATACCTACGCAGCCGGCCAGCGCCGTGGTAACGCCGGGTTCGGCCGGTCCGTCGGCGGTGCCGGTGGGACGGGCGGTGCCGATGGGATCAACGGTGCCTGCGGGGTCGGTCGGGCCGACGGTGCGTCCGCCATTCCAGCCTCTCGTAGCGGCCGAGTCGGCGGGGCCGGTGGCCGCGGAGGTCGGCTCGCCAGCGGCGCTAACGCCGTTGCCCGCCGGGCCGGCGGCGCGGGCCGCGCCGGCGGGGACAACGTCCCCGGCGGGTCGAGCGGAGGCGATCCAGCTGAGGGCGGCAACGCCCAGCTTCTGA
- the mftA gene encoding mycofactocin precursor MftA (Mycofactocin is a small molecule electron carrier derived from the final two amino acids, Val-Tyr, of MftA, the mycofactocin precursor. It plays a role in redox homeostasis and the metabolism of alcohols and aldehydes in Actinobacteria, including Mycobacterium tuberculosis.): MDRETETDAELVTETLVEEVSIDGMCGVY, from the coding sequence GTGGACCGTGAGACCGAGACTGACGCCGAGCTCGTCACCGAAACCCTGGTTGAAGAGGTTTCCATCGACGGCATGTGCGGGGTCTACTGA
- the rpsJ gene encoding 30S ribosomal protein S10, giving the protein MAGQKIRIRLKAYDHEAIDASARKIVETVVRTGASVVGPVPLPTEKNVYCVIRSPHKYKDSREHFEMRTHKRLIDILDPTPKTVDALMRIDLPASVDVNIQ; this is encoded by the coding sequence GTGGCGGGACAGAAGATCCGCATCAGGCTCAAGGCCTACGACCATGAGGCTATTGATGCTTCGGCGCGAAAGATCGTCGAGACCGTCGTCCGCACGGGCGCTAGCGTCGTGGGCCCGGTGCCATTGCCGACCGAGAAGAACGTGTATTGCGTCATCCGCTCTCCGCACAAGTACAAGGACTCGCGCGAGCACTTTGAGATGCGCACCCACAAGCGGTTGATCGACATCCTCGATCCGACGCCGAAGACCGTTGACGCCCTCATGCGTATCGATCTGCCGGCCAGTGTCGACGTCAACATCCAGTAG
- the mftD gene encoding pre-mycofactocin synthase MftD (MftD, an enzyme found in the mycofactocin biosynthesis locus, performs an oxidative deamination of 3-amino-5-[(p-hydroxyphenyl)methyl]-4,4-dimethyl-2-pyrrolidinone (AHDP). The resulting compound, now called pre-mycofactocin (PMFT), is a biologically active redox cofactor that can oxidize the non-exchangeable NADH of TIGR03971 family SDR-type oxidoreductases.) translates to MADEWFETVAIAQQRAKRRLPKSVYSSLISASEKGITVADNVAAFSELGFAPHVVGATEKRDVSTTVMGQDISLPVIISPTGVQAVDPDGEVAVARAAAARGTAMGLSSFASKPIEEVIAANPKIFFQVYWLGGRDAIAERIERARQAGAVGLIVTTDWTFSHGRDWGSPKIPEEMNLRTILRLSPEAITKPRWLWKFAKTMRPPDLRVPNQGRRDEPGPPFFAAYGEWMGTPPPTWADIAWLRESWGGPFMLKGVMRVDDAKRAVDAGVSAISVSNHGGNNLDGTPASIRALPAVAAAVGDQVEVLLDGGIRRGSDVVKAVALGARAVMIGRAYLWGLAAAGQSGVENVLDILRGGIDSALMGLGRASVHDLGPDDILVPAGFVRELGMPS, encoded by the coding sequence ATGGCCGACGAGTGGTTTGAAACGGTAGCGATCGCGCAGCAACGCGCGAAACGTCGGTTGCCGAAATCCGTTTATTCGTCCCTGATTTCGGCAAGTGAAAAGGGAATCACGGTCGCCGACAATGTCGCAGCATTTAGCGAACTCGGCTTCGCGCCGCATGTTGTTGGCGCAACAGAAAAGCGCGACGTGTCGACGACTGTTATGGGGCAAGATATTTCGCTACCAGTAATCATCTCGCCGACCGGCGTACAGGCGGTCGATCCCGACGGGGAGGTTGCCGTCGCGCGGGCCGCGGCGGCCCGGGGCACGGCGATGGGACTGTCGTCGTTCGCCAGCAAGCCGATCGAGGAAGTCATCGCCGCCAACCCCAAGATCTTCTTCCAGGTCTACTGGCTGGGTGGCCGCGATGCGATCGCCGAGCGTATCGAACGGGCGCGGCAGGCCGGCGCGGTCGGCCTGATCGTCACCACCGATTGGACGTTCTCGCACGGGCGTGACTGGGGCAGCCCCAAGATCCCCGAAGAGATGAACCTGCGAACCATCCTGCGGTTGTCGCCGGAGGCGATCACCAAGCCCCGGTGGCTGTGGAAGTTCGCAAAGACGATGCGACCGCCGGACCTGCGGGTGCCCAATCAGGGCCGGCGCGACGAGCCTGGCCCGCCGTTCTTCGCCGCTTACGGGGAATGGATGGGCACCCCCCCGCCGACCTGGGCAGACATTGCCTGGCTGCGGGAATCGTGGGGCGGACCGTTCATGCTCAAGGGCGTGATGCGGGTCGACGATGCCAAAAGGGCTGTAGATGCCGGTGTTTCGGCGATCTCGGTGTCCAATCACGGCGGCAACAACCTGGATGGCACGCCCGCGTCGATTCGTGCGCTGCCCGCCGTGGCGGCAGCCGTCGGCGACCAGGTCGAGGTTCTGCTTGACGGCGGCATCCGGCGGGGGAGCGACGTCGTCAAGGCGGTGGCGTTGGGAGCTCGTGCGGTGATGATTGGCCGTGCCTACCTGTGGGGCCTCGCCGCGGCCGGCCAGTCGGGTGTGGAGAACGTTCTCGACATCTTGCGCGGCGGGATTGACTCGGCCCTGATGGGCCTCGGACGTGCCTCGGTTCACGACCTCGGACCGGACGACATCCTGGTTCCCGCGGGGTTCGTGCGCGAGCTAGGCATGCCGTCGTGA
- a CDS encoding DUF2332 domain-containing protein, with product MNAEHLLHTLRSQGRFCASSGSPMYGELFELVATDVEAGGIFATILSGHEAAPAEQAVPLRLLGGLHRLVLDGRAARLRHWYPSTGGTWEAQAAWPQILCVAANYADPLRAALDQPPQTNEVGRAAALIGGLLRINRGFDLPIRLFEIGSSAGLNLRADQYHYRYVGGQWGPPDSPVTIDDAWLGVLPPHGAVRIVERHGYDIAPIDVTGADGEMTALSYVWPDQDARMRRLRGAIAVARSVPARLERRTAADALAALALAGGALTVLWHSITWQYLSSEEQAAVAGAIDALATQADVRSPFAHLTLEPARDAPGAPITFLVRSRSWPGGQSRVLGECHPHGPPVHWR from the coding sequence ATGAACGCCGAGCACCTGCTGCACACACTGCGTTCGCAAGGGCGGTTCTGTGCCTCCTCGGGTTCGCCGATGTACGGCGAGCTGTTCGAGCTGGTGGCCACCGACGTCGAAGCGGGCGGGATCTTCGCGACGATTCTGTCCGGTCACGAGGCTGCGCCTGCAGAACAAGCGGTGCCGCTTCGGCTGCTTGGCGGCCTGCACCGGTTGGTGCTTGACGGCCGGGCAGCGCGATTGCGCCACTGGTATCCCAGCACCGGTGGTACCTGGGAGGCCCAGGCCGCCTGGCCGCAAATCCTTTGTGTTGCAGCCAACTACGCCGACCCGCTGCGTGCGGCCCTTGATCAACCACCGCAGACCAATGAAGTGGGCCGAGCTGCCGCGCTTATTGGCGGCCTGCTGCGAATAAACCGTGGATTCGATTTGCCGATAAGGCTTTTCGAGATCGGGTCTAGCGCCGGACTCAACCTGCGGGCGGACCAGTACCACTACCGCTACGTCGGCGGCCAGTGGGGGCCACCCGATTCGCCGGTCACCATCGATGACGCGTGGCTGGGTGTGCTGCCACCGCATGGTGCGGTGCGGATCGTCGAGCGGCACGGTTATGACATCGCGCCGATCGACGTCACCGGCGCCGACGGGGAGATGACGGCGTTGAGCTACGTCTGGCCCGACCAGGACGCTCGCATGCGCCGGTTGCGTGGTGCCATCGCGGTTGCCCGAAGTGTCCCGGCACGGCTCGAGCGGCGGACGGCGGCCGACGCGCTCGCCGCGCTTGCCTTGGCCGGCGGCGCGTTGACCGTGTTATGGCATTCGATCACCTGGCAGTACCTTTCCTCCGAGGAACAGGCCGCGGTCGCCGGGGCGATCGATGCACTGGCCACCCAAGCCGACGTCCGATCGCCGTTTGCGCACCTCACCCTTGAGCCCGCTCGGGACGCTCCCGGTGCTCCGATCACATTCCTGGTGCGCTCGCGTAGCTGGCCGGGCGGCCAGTCGCGGGTTCTCGGCGAATGCCATCCGCACGGCCCACCGGTGCACTGGCGGTAG
- the mftE gene encoding mycofactocin biosynthesis peptidyl-dipeptidase MftE: MNSSYHRQVPVLGELGSATSRQLQISTSPSILIPLGSTEQHGPHLPLDTDTRIATAVARAVTERLDWLLAPAIAYGASGEHQSFAGTISIGTEALTMLLVEYGRSAACWAGRLVFVNGHGGNVGALQRAIGLLRSEGRDAGWCPCASAGADAHAGHTETSLLLHLSPADVLTDRWRAGNGASLSDLLPSMRRGGVAAVSPIGVLGDPTTATADDGKRIFAEMVDDCAGRIARWVPGPNGMLT, from the coding sequence GTGAATTCGTCTTACCATCGGCAAGTGCCCGTACTCGGCGAACTGGGGAGTGCGACGTCGAGGCAGTTACAGATATCCACCTCGCCGTCAATATTGATCCCGCTGGGATCCACCGAACAGCACGGTCCACACCTGCCGCTCGATACCGACACCCGGATTGCGACAGCCGTCGCCCGGGCCGTCACCGAACGCCTCGATTGGCTGCTGGCGCCGGCCATCGCCTACGGTGCCAGCGGCGAGCATCAAAGTTTCGCTGGAACGATCTCTATCGGCACCGAAGCCCTGACGATGCTGCTGGTTGAGTATGGCCGCTCGGCCGCCTGCTGGGCCGGGCGGCTAGTCTTCGTCAATGGCCACGGCGGCAATGTCGGTGCGTTGCAGCGGGCTATAGGCTTGCTGCGATCAGAAGGTCGCGACGCGGGATGGTGCCCCTGTGCCTCAGCTGGCGCTGACGCCCACGCCGGCCATACCGAAACATCCCTGTTGCTGCATCTTTCACCGGCCGATGTGCTCACCGACCGGTGGCGCGCGGGCAATGGCGCTTCGTTGTCCGATCTGCTGCCGTCGATGAGACGCGGCGGCGTTGCGGCGGTCAGCCCGATAGGAGTGCTCGGGGACCCGACGACCGCGACCGCCGACGACGGGAAACGGATTTTTGCCGAGATGGTCGACGATTGTGCGGGCCGAATCGCCCGGTGGGTGCCGGGGCCCAACGGGATGCTGACATGA
- the mftG gene encoding mycofactocin dehydrogenase MftG — MTADVRHSDVLIVGAGSAGSVVAERLSADPACMVTVLEAGPGLADPGVLAQTANGLQLPIGAGSPLVERYQTQLTDRPVRRLAIVRGATLGGSGAINGGYFCRGLPRDFDGYSISGWAWSDVLEHFRAIETDMDFDGPAHGRAGPIPVRRTHDMTGTTEIFIAAAERAGFSWIADLNDVGPEVVSGIGAVPLNIVDGVRTGSGAGYLIPALGRANLTLIEQTRALRLRFSGGPRRHTAVGVDATGPTGSSIFTADRIVLCAGAIESAHLLMLSGIGDPAMLRAAGLPVVAALPVGISCSDHPEWVLPTTWTVAAQRPAVEVVLSTDDDLEIRPYTGGFVAMTGNGTPGHPDWPHIGVALMQPRARGRISVVSPDPWVAPRIEHHYDSEPEDVAALRRGMELAREIAGLTTGIGEPAWSTCQHLCGSAPMGVDGDPKAVVDQRCRVRGVENLWVIDGSILPVITSRGPHATIVMLAHRAAEFVERT, encoded by the coding sequence TTGACTGCAGACGTCCGGCATAGCGATGTCTTGATCGTCGGTGCTGGAAGCGCCGGATCGGTTGTTGCTGAGCGCCTTTCCGCCGATCCCGCTTGTATGGTGACGGTGCTCGAGGCCGGCCCCGGACTCGCCGATCCCGGAGTGCTGGCTCAGACCGCCAACGGCCTGCAACTGCCCATCGGCGCCGGCAGCCCCCTGGTCGAGCGGTATCAGACCCAGCTGACAGATCGACCGGTTCGCCGGCTGGCGATCGTGCGGGGAGCAACGCTGGGCGGTTCCGGCGCCATCAACGGCGGCTACTTCTGCCGTGGATTGCCGCGCGACTTCGATGGCTATTCGATCTCCGGCTGGGCGTGGTCCGACGTCCTCGAACACTTTCGGGCAATCGAAACCGACATGGATTTCGATGGTCCCGCCCATGGCCGCGCCGGTCCCATCCCGGTTCGTCGGACGCACGACATGACGGGCACCACGGAGATTTTCATAGCTGCCGCCGAACGCGCCGGTTTTTCCTGGATCGCTGATCTCAATGATGTGGGACCCGAGGTCGTTTCGGGGATTGGTGCGGTCCCGCTCAACATCGTCGATGGGGTGCGGACCGGCTCGGGGGCGGGATATCTGATACCCGCGCTGGGCCGGGCCAACCTGACACTGATCGAGCAGACGCGGGCACTTCGCCTGCGCTTTTCGGGCGGGCCCCGGCGACACACAGCCGTGGGTGTTGACGCGACTGGCCCGACAGGTTCGAGCATCTTTACCGCCGACCGAATCGTGTTGTGCGCCGGTGCGATTGAATCTGCACATCTGCTGATGCTTTCCGGTATCGGCGACCCGGCAATGCTGCGGGCCGCTGGATTGCCAGTGGTGGCGGCGCTGCCGGTCGGCATAAGTTGTAGCGATCACCCCGAATGGGTACTGCCGACCACGTGGACCGTCGCCGCCCAACGTCCGGCTGTAGAGGTGGTGCTCAGCACCGATGATGATCTCGAGATTAGGCCGTATACAGGCGGTTTCGTAGCAATGACCGGCAACGGCACCCCCGGACATCCCGACTGGCCGCATATCGGGGTAGCACTCATGCAGCCCCGTGCCCGGGGGCGAATCAGCGTGGTTTCACCCGATCCCTGGGTCGCACCCCGTATTGAGCACCATTACGACAGCGAGCCGGAGGATGTAGCAGCGCTACGTCGCGGCATGGAATTGGCGCGCGAAATAGCGGGTTTGACAACAGGAATCGGTGAGCCAGCGTGGTCGACGTGTCAGCATCTGTGTGGCAGCGCGCCGATGGGCGTCGACGGTGATCCGAAAGCCGTTGTGGACCAACGGTGCCGCGTTCGCGGAGTCGAGAACCTGTGGGTAATTGATGGTTCCATCCTGCCGGTGATCACCAGCCGTGGTCCGCACGCAACCATCGTGATGCTGGCGCACCGCGCGGCGGAGTTCGTTGAGCGGACATGA